A window of the Thalassospira indica genome harbors these coding sequences:
- a CDS encoding tetratricopeptide repeat protein, whose amino-acid sequence MAKAATTRKKRPAKKASKPSADNMAAKQDDPVIPAKDAPKKTEDVATSDQSMPSVKNGDAAVQRRQVISDLFQRGLAAHQAGQIDDAIRLYSTALRQNPNQPDVWNNLGVALRRSKKFEAALIAYRRAADLRPGNAGLWSNMGNCLREMMRFDEALVAHKKALELDDTVKSHTFNTGLVYRDMNRFEEALDYFDRALAIDPDYVDANWDKSLAHLALGNYAEGWAGYETRRKLADNPIRPLETAPEWDGKADLRGKRILLRAEQGFGDMIQFARFVPLVAQKAAHVILECRKELIPIMKTVSGVGTVVEKGRALPEFDVHVPLLSLPHVMGIGSKELQKISTDSYISAPQGKRARLAPPPGTVLKVGLIWAGKLNPRDRSCPLETLLPILSAKGAAFYSFQIDDRRGDIDKLGLHAFVTDLGDHIHDFGDSAALMQAMDLVITIDSSPAHLAGALGVPVWMLQLYTTDWRWMVHRADSPWYPTLRIYRQDKPGDWSSAIQKLGSDFSTLLQARMNAQ is encoded by the coding sequence ATGGCGAAAGCGGCGACAACGCGCAAAAAACGACCGGCAAAGAAGGCATCAAAGCCGTCTGCGGATAATATGGCAGCCAAACAGGATGATCCGGTGATCCCGGCAAAGGACGCCCCCAAAAAAACCGAAGATGTTGCTACCAGCGATCAAAGCATGCCGTCGGTCAAAAATGGTGATGCCGCGGTTCAGCGCCGACAGGTAATCAGTGACCTGTTTCAACGCGGTCTTGCCGCACATCAGGCCGGCCAGATTGACGATGCCATCCGTCTTTACAGCACGGCCCTGCGCCAGAACCCCAATCAACCGGATGTGTGGAACAACCTTGGCGTGGCGCTTCGTCGCAGCAAGAAGTTCGAGGCCGCCCTGATTGCCTATCGACGCGCGGCAGACTTGCGCCCCGGCAATGCCGGCTTGTGGTCGAATATGGGCAATTGTCTGCGCGAAATGATGCGGTTTGACGAGGCGCTTGTTGCGCACAAGAAGGCGCTTGAACTTGATGACACGGTGAAGTCGCATACGTTTAATACCGGCCTTGTGTATCGGGATATGAACCGCTTTGAAGAGGCGCTTGACTATTTCGACCGTGCGCTTGCGATTGATCCAGATTATGTCGATGCCAACTGGGACAAGTCATTGGCGCATCTTGCGCTTGGCAACTATGCCGAAGGTTGGGCGGGGTATGAGACGCGCCGCAAACTTGCCGATAATCCGATCCGGCCGCTTGAAACAGCGCCCGAGTGGGATGGCAAAGCTGATCTTCGCGGCAAACGCATTTTACTGCGTGCCGAGCAGGGGTTTGGCGACATGATCCAGTTTGCCCGTTTTGTGCCGCTGGTGGCTCAAAAGGCCGCACATGTGATCCTTGAATGCCGCAAGGAACTGATCCCGATCATGAAGACCGTGTCGGGTGTGGGTACCGTTGTGGAAAAGGGGCGCGCACTTCCGGAATTTGATGTGCATGTGCCGCTTCTAAGCCTGCCGCATGTGATGGGCATCGGATCCAAAGAGCTTCAGAAAATCTCGACCGATAGCTATATCTCCGCGCCGCAGGGCAAACGTGCGCGATTGGCACCGCCGCCCGGAACGGTGCTTAAGGTCGGGCTGATCTGGGCGGGCAAGCTTAATCCGCGGGATAGATCCTGCCCGCTTGAAACCTTGCTGCCGATCTTGTCGGCCAAGGGGGCGGCATTTTACAGCTTCCAGATTGATGATCGCCGCGGCGATATCGACAAGCTTGGCCTGCATGCCTTTGTCACCGACCTTGGCGATCATATTCATGATTTTGGCGACAGTGCCGCGTTGATGCAGGCGATGGATCTGGTGATCACGATTGACAGCTCGCCGGCCCATCTGGCGGGGGCGCTTGGCGTGCCGGTCTGGATGTTGCAGCTTTACACCACCGACTGGCGCTGGATGGTGCACCGGGCAGATAGCCCATGGTATCCGACCTTGCGGATCTATCGACAGGATAAACCCGGCGACTGGTCATCGGCGATCCAGAAACTCGGTAGTGATTTTTCAACCCTGCTGCAGGCGCGGATGAACGCGCAGTAA
- a CDS encoding methyl-accepting chemotaxis protein codes for MAEPKRSGASVGRKVIFVIVGLLIVGFAAMMTIQTVSQRNAMIEIMYNESVEKTEMLSTAVQPGFIAMDGASVEKEFRKITDKEGSQLASLIAANPGGDAIGTYQSETLKKHDLAALIEPYLGQLENKEVISFISEDAVIVGAPITKYSKRRDEDQYRGMLVTAWSLDRVNAEVQQAVIIQVALAAAILVVLLGVTWFVLRHQILTPMVKINGAMRSLVDGELDVDIPGLKRNDEIGEMASSVEIFKENAKRVAQLDREREQERERAEAKRREAMAALAGRFEQTVMGVVDGVSGASGEMQEVAQTMVAAVQQNEAGSQAVVAAVEQANHSVETVASAAEQLAVSIRDISARVNETSNITANASTEANRVNEMVQGLDVSAQKVGEVVQIIQAIAEQTNLLALNATIEAARAGDAGKGFAVVANEVKNLANQTARATEDISEQISGIQGSTQQAVGAIDGITGIIANLNDIASEVAAAVEEQGQATTEISTSVQQAVQSTQEVSNHIREMQEAARQTGEAAHQVLGASDKLNSQSGTLRGEVGNFLNEVRAS; via the coding sequence ATGGCCGAACCTAAGAGATCCGGTGCCTCCGTCGGACGTAAAGTAATTTTTGTGATTGTGGGACTTCTCATCGTCGGCTTTGCCGCGATGATGACCATTCAGACCGTCTCGCAACGCAATGCCATGATCGAAATCATGTATAATGAATCGGTCGAAAAAACCGAAATGCTGTCAACGGCGGTTCAGCCGGGCTTCATTGCCATGGATGGTGCATCGGTCGAAAAGGAATTCCGCAAGATCACCGACAAGGAAGGCTCGCAGCTTGCAAGCCTGATCGCGGCCAATCCCGGTGGGGATGCCATTGGCACCTACCAGTCGGAAACGCTCAAAAAGCATGATCTGGCAGCCCTGATCGAGCCATATCTCGGGCAACTTGAAAACAAGGAAGTCATCAGCTTCATTTCCGAAGATGCCGTGATCGTCGGTGCCCCGATCACCAAATACTCCAAGCGCCGCGACGAAGATCAGTATCGGGGCATGCTGGTCACCGCCTGGTCACTTGATCGCGTCAATGCCGAAGTCCAGCAGGCCGTTATCATTCAGGTCGCCCTGGCGGCGGCCATTCTGGTGGTTTTGCTTGGCGTCACATGGTTTGTCCTGCGCCATCAGATCCTGACCCCGATGGTCAAGATCAATGGCGCGATGCGGTCGCTTGTCGATGGCGAACTGGATGTCGATATCCCGGGCCTTAAGCGCAATGACGAAATCGGCGAAATGGCGTCATCCGTCGAAATCTTTAAGGAAAACGCCAAGCGCGTCGCCCAGCTTGATCGCGAACGCGAACAGGAACGCGAACGTGCCGAGGCCAAACGCCGCGAAGCCATGGCGGCCCTTGCCGGCCGGTTTGAACAAACCGTCATGGGTGTGGTCGACGGTGTGTCTGGCGCATCTGGCGAAATGCAGGAAGTCGCCCAGACGATGGTGGCCGCAGTCCAACAAAACGAAGCCGGATCACAGGCCGTGGTTGCCGCGGTTGAACAGGCCAATCACAGTGTCGAAACCGTCGCAAGTGCGGCCGAACAGCTTGCTGTTTCGATCCGCGACATCAGCGCACGGGTAAATGAAACATCGAACATCACCGCCAATGCCTCGACCGAGGCAAACCGGGTCAACGAAATGGTTCAGGGTCTTGATGTCTCGGCCCAGAAAGTCGGGGAGGTCGTGCAGATCATTCAGGCAATTGCCGAACAGACCAACTTGCTGGCACTCAACGCCACGATCGAGGCCGCCCGTGCGGGTGATGCTGGCAAGGGCTTTGCCGTGGTCGCCAACGAGGTCAAAAACCTCGCCAACCAGACCGCGCGCGCGACCGAGGATATCTCCGAACAGATTTCCGGTATTCAGGGCTCGACCCAGCAGGCGGTTGGCGCGATTGACGGGATCACCGGCATCATTGCCAACCTGAATGACATCGCGTCCGAAGTGGCGGCTGCGGTCGAAGAACAGGGTCAGGCAACCACGGAAATCTCGACCTCGGTTCAGCAGGCGGTTCAAAGCACGCAGGAAGTGTCCAACCACATCCGCGAAATGCAGGAAGCCGCCCGCCAGACCGGCGAAGCCGCCCATCAAGTGCTTGGCGCGTCTGACAAGCTTAACAGCCAGTCGGGCACGCTGCGCGGTGAGGTTGGCAACTTCTTGAATGAAGTGCGCGCAAGCTAA
- a CDS encoding GNAT family N-acetyltransferase translates to MADGDKTIEISMDRARLDLDYCYDFIAASYWSAGRTRGEFDRSVEMSFPVGAYCEGRQVGFARVVSDQIAIAYVADVFVDPDYRRMGIAAKMIDALHSHPELKRVKRWLLATADMQPLYRLHGYADLDDMMMMRLDEDARNRDPLR, encoded by the coding sequence ATGGCAGATGGCGATAAAACCATTGAAATCAGTATGGATCGGGCACGGCTTGATCTTGATTACTGCTATGATTTTATCGCCGCGTCCTATTGGTCGGCCGGGCGAACGCGCGGCGAATTCGACCGATCTGTCGAAATGTCATTTCCCGTAGGGGCCTATTGCGAAGGCCGTCAGGTCGGTTTTGCACGTGTGGTCAGTGATCAGATCGCTATTGCCTATGTTGCCGATGTGTTTGTCGATCCGGATTATCGCCGCATGGGCATTGCTGCCAAAATGATCGATGCGTTGCATAGTCACCCGGAACTAAAGCGCGTGAAACGCTGGCTTCTGGCGACAGCGGATATGCAGCCGCTTTATCGTTTACATGGTTATGCGGATCTCGACGACATGATGATGATGCGCCTTGATGAGGACGCAAGAAACCGCGATCCATTACGCTAG
- the ubiB gene encoding 2-polyprenylphenol 6-hydroxylase, with translation MIRFIRNSFRLLAMARTLARYDALFPLALVPGGKLVAFLARLTAPFSRRSDLPPGKRLARALEELGPAFIKLGQTLATRSDLIGDDVAADLSSLQDRLPPFSAKVAKRIITEQLAEPFDVLFAEFDETPVAAASIAQVHFATTTDGREVAVKVLRPDIRYRFARDMDLFYWIAELVELTQPRLRRLKPIETVKALEDSVHLEMDLRFEAAAASEFRQNFEDDPTYYIPQIDWERTAEHVMTMERVKGVRIDNVEALDRMGIDRSDLLAKAAGAFFQQVFRDGFFHADMHPGNLFVDENGRVSLVDFGIMGRVDKQTRLYLAEMLLGFLTRDYHRVAEVHFEAGYVPRNQSLENFQQACRSIGEPILGKELADISVGRLLGQLFQITEQFGMETQPQLLMLQKTMIVAEGLSRILSPNENMWELSRPLIEDWMRENLGPEAKIKEATLQAGTMLRRLPRVLEAAEQASAVFTEQGLRLHPDTVAAMRGKSGNGQRKSGGVSRQTLVLWVAIAALAVAVYLK, from the coding sequence ATGATCCGTTTTATTCGTAACAGCTTTCGCCTGCTTGCCATGGCGCGCACTTTGGCGCGCTATGATGCGTTGTTTCCACTCGCCCTCGTGCCGGGGGGGAAACTTGTCGCGTTTCTGGCTCGCCTGACAGCCCCGTTTTCACGCCGGTCTGATTTGCCACCGGGCAAAAGACTGGCCCGTGCGCTTGAGGAATTGGGCCCGGCCTTTATCAAGCTTGGCCAGACCTTGGCGACCCGATCCGACTTGATTGGCGATGATGTGGCGGCCGACCTATCATCGCTTCAGGATCGCCTGCCGCCATTTTCGGCCAAGGTTGCCAAACGCATCATCACCGAACAGCTGGCTGAGCCGTTTGACGTGCTGTTTGCCGAATTTGATGAAACGCCGGTCGCCGCCGCATCGATCGCGCAGGTGCATTTCGCCACCACGACCGATGGGCGCGAAGTGGCCGTCAAGGTCCTGCGCCCGGATATCCGGTATCGCTTTGCGCGCGACATGGACCTGTTTTACTGGATTGCGGAACTTGTTGAACTGACCCAGCCGCGCCTGCGTCGTCTTAAACCGATTGAAACGGTCAAGGCGCTTGAAGACAGTGTCCATCTTGAGATGGATCTGCGTTTCGAGGCGGCGGCAGCATCGGAGTTCCGCCAAAATTTCGAAGACGATCCGACATATTACATCCCGCAGATCGATTGGGAACGTACCGCCGAGCATGTGATGACCATGGAGCGGGTCAAGGGCGTGCGTATCGATAATGTCGAAGCCCTTGATCGCATGGGCATTGACCGGTCTGACTTGCTGGCCAAGGCGGCTGGAGCATTTTTCCAACAGGTTTTCCGCGACGGTTTTTTCCATGCCGACATGCATCCGGGCAACCTGTTTGTTGATGAAAACGGCCGGGTCAGCTTGGTTGATTTCGGCATCATGGGCCGGGTGGACAAGCAGACGCGTCTTTATCTGGCCGAGATGTTGCTGGGCTTTTTGACGCGTGATTATCACCGGGTGGCCGAGGTACATTTCGAAGCGGGGTATGTTCCGCGCAACCAGTCGCTTGAAAACTTCCAGCAGGCCTGCCGTTCGATTGGCGAGCCGATCCTGGGCAAGGAACTGGCCGATATTTCCGTCGGGCGGTTGTTGGGGCAGTTGTTCCAGATTACCGAACAATTCGGCATGGAAACACAGCCGCAGCTTTTGATGTTGCAGAAAACCATGATCGTTGCCGAGGGGCTTTCACGTATTCTCAGCCCGAATGAGAATATGTGGGAACTGTCGCGTCCGCTGATCGAAGACTGGATGCGTGAAAACCTTGGTCCGGAAGCCAAGATCAAGGAAGCGACCCTTCAGGCGGGAACGATGCTGCGCCGTCTGCCCCGTGTGCTTGAAGCCGCCGAACAGGCATCCGCCGTCTTCACCGAACAGGGGCTTCGTCTCCATCCTGATACGGTTGCAGCGATGCGCGGTAAATCAGGCAATGGTCAGCGCAAATCTGGTGGTGTTTCACGCCAGACATTGGTTCTGTGGGTGGCGATTGCGGCACTGGCTGTTGCTGTTTACCTGAAATAA
- the ubiE gene encoding bifunctional demethylmenaquinone methyltransferase/2-methoxy-6-polyprenyl-1,4-benzoquinol methylase UbiE — MSKNTDPAAGETGENTTHFGFRDVPESQKASMVREVFDTVASKYDLMNDLMSGGVHRLWKDSFINELKPRPGMKLLDVAGGTGDIAFRFLKNGGGSVTVCDINYEMLHVGRDRAVDHGILKNINWTVGDAQKLPLPDQSVDAYTIAFGIRNVTRIEEALSEAYRVLRPGGKFQCLEFSKVVVPGFDKLYDTYSFKLLPEIGRFIAGNREAYQYLAESIRKFPDQETFASMIRAAGFERVKYRNLSGGIAAIHSGWRI; from the coding sequence ATGAGCAAGAACACAGACCCTGCCGCGGGCGAAACCGGCGAAAACACAACCCACTTTGGTTTTCGTGATGTTCCCGAAAGCCAGAAGGCATCCATGGTGCGAGAGGTCTTCGACACTGTTGCGTCGAAATATGACCTGATGAACGATCTGATGAGCGGTGGCGTGCATCGCTTGTGGAAAGACAGTTTCATCAACGAGCTCAAGCCGCGTCCGGGCATGAAGTTGCTCGACGTTGCCGGGGGCACCGGGGATATTGCGTTTCGCTTCCTGAAAAACGGTGGTGGCTCTGTCACGGTCTGTGACATCAACTATGAGATGCTCCATGTTGGGCGCGACCGTGCGGTTGATCATGGTATCCTGAAAAACATCAACTGGACCGTCGGTGATGCGCAGAAATTGCCGCTGCCAGACCAGTCGGTTGATGCCTATACCATCGCCTTTGGCATTCGCAATGTGACCCGCATTGAAGAGGCGCTTTCGGAAGCCTATCGCGTCCTGCGTCCGGGTGGGAAGTTCCAGTGTCTTGAATTTTCCAAGGTCGTCGTTCCGGGGTTCGATAAGCTGTATGACACCTATTCATTCAAGCTTTTGCCCGAAATCGGCCGGTTTATCGCGGGCAATCGCGAAGCTTATCAGTATCTGGCGGAAAGCATTCGCAAGTTCCCCGATCAGGAAACATTTGCATCCATGATCCGGGCGGCTGGCTTTGAGCGGGTAAAATACCGCAACCTGTCTGGCGGGATTGCAGCCATTCATTCCGGTTGGCGGATATAA
- a CDS encoding phosphoribosylanthranilate isomerase, whose protein sequence is MSCMVKICGINSEDAAIAAMSAGADALGYVFFPPSPRHISLKGAKTLTERVPNSIYKVGLFVEAGDEALENAIKAGNLDVIQLHGKESPERVAEVRERFGLKVMKAISVSTLEDIENAKKNYDGVADFLLFDAKPPKESVLPGGNAVSFDWTLLTGQNFQSNWMLAGGLDPSNVAEAVKITGAPWVDVSSGVERSKGVKDPRKISAFIQAAKGY, encoded by the coding sequence ATGAGCTGCATGGTAAAAATCTGTGGAATTAACAGCGAAGATGCCGCGATTGCAGCCATGAGTGCCGGGGCAGATGCCCTTGGATATGTCTTTTTCCCGCCAAGCCCGCGCCATATCTCGCTTAAGGGTGCCAAGACGCTGACCGAACGGGTCCCCAACAGTATCTATAAGGTCGGCCTGTTTGTCGAAGCCGGTGACGAGGCGCTTGAAAACGCGATCAAGGCGGGCAATCTCGATGTCATCCAACTCCATGGCAAGGAAAGTCCGGAACGCGTGGCCGAGGTCAGGGAACGCTTTGGCCTCAAGGTCATGAAGGCCATTTCTGTCAGTACCCTCGAAGACATCGAAAACGCCAAGAAAAACTATGACGGCGTTGCCGATTTTCTGTTGTTTGATGCCAAACCGCCCAAGGAAAGCGTCCTTCCCGGCGGCAATGCGGTTTCGTTCGACTGGACGCTTCTGACCGGTCAGAACTTCCAAAGCAACTGGATGCTGGCTGGCGGACTTGATCCCAGCAACGTCGCCGAGGCCGTAAAGATTACCGGCGCCCCCTGGGTTGACGTGTCATCCGGTGTCGAACGCAGCAAGGGGGTCAAGGACCCGCGCAAAATCTCGGCCTTCATCCAGGCGGCAAAAGGGTACTGA
- a CDS encoding ion transporter, with amino-acid sequence MKPTLRSRTQKLLHGVDRESRFSLFVHLVLASAIIINVVSVIFDSVEAFAERYFILFATIEIVCTLIFAIEYALRVWSAPDNPRFAGTFGRLRYMLTPMALIDLLAILPIFLWFFTSIDLRFIRIVRLLRLLKFTRYSTGLELMMLVFRQQMGIFGAASAALACMLVFSAGAIYLAEHEAQPEQFANLLDALYWSVITLATVGYGDVVPITPFGKFLASIISLTGIGIVAVPAGILASAFNAELRRREAEYRHQATRQLLGKRLTERVRNKLRSHQEELGISEEQAQWIIEDIRDVHRNESDEILTCPHCHQPLHLELHDTETPPSPQKS; translated from the coding sequence ATGAAACCGACCCTTCGATCAAGAACCCAGAAGCTTCTGCACGGTGTTGACCGGGAATCGCGGTTTTCGCTGTTTGTGCATCTGGTTCTGGCCAGCGCGATCATCATCAATGTCGTCTCGGTGATTTTTGACTCGGTCGAAGCCTTTGCCGAACGCTATTTCATTCTGTTTGCCACAATCGAGATCGTCTGCACGCTGATCTTTGCTATCGAATACGCCCTGCGTGTCTGGTCCGCCCCGGACAATCCCCGTTTTGCAGGCACGTTCGGTCGGCTGCGCTATATGCTGACGCCGATGGCACTGATTGACCTTCTGGCGATCCTGCCGATCTTCCTGTGGTTCTTTACCAGCATTGATTTGCGCTTTATCCGTATTGTCCGGTTGCTGCGCCTGTTGAAATTCACCCGCTATTCCACCGGGCTGGAACTGATGATGCTGGTGTTTCGCCAGCAGATGGGCATTTTCGGTGCCGCCAGTGCCGCCCTTGCCTGCATGCTGGTTTTCAGTGCCGGGGCGATTTACCTCGCCGAACACGAAGCCCAACCCGAACAGTTCGCCAACCTGCTTGATGCGCTTTATTGGAGTGTCATTACCCTTGCCACGGTCGGCTATGGCGATGTTGTGCCGATCACCCCGTTTGGCAAATTCTTGGCCAGCATCATCTCGCTGACCGGCATCGGGATTGTCGCCGTCCCGGCCGGTATTCTGGCCTCGGCTTTTAACGCCGAACTGCGCCGCCGCGAAGCCGAATATCGCCATCAGGCCACCCGCCAGCTGCTGGGCAAACGTCTGACCGAACGGGTCCGCAACAAACTGCGATCGCATCAGGAAGAACTTGGCATCAGCGAAGAACAGGCCCAATGGATTATCGAGGACATCCGCGATGTCCACCGCAATGAAAGCGATGAAATCCTGACCTGCCCGCATTGCCATCAGCCGCTTCACCTTGAACTGCACGACACCGAAACACCCCCCTCGCCGCAAAAGTCTTGA
- a CDS encoding anthranilate synthase component I, protein MTTPTSQTGISTDSSEYRYTTDGGVSVIRRMTEVAYENATEGLIDALDGTKGVLLSSSYEFPGRYSRWDMGFDAPPLEIVGRERGFALHALNDRGRVLLDVISTALENHPHVESLTNGEDGLYGVVKKPAAWFPEEQRSQQPSLFSVVRALRDLFGHKGDERLGLYGAFGYDIALHFEQINLAQDRPADHKDIHLFLPDQMVTVDHASRVATRFDYEFIAPDGRSTAGLERISQPHPPSRGNNAEIENDMKQGEYATIVEDAKHRFARGELFEVVPSRVFRTACDVKPSEIFRRLKRRNPAPYGFLINLGDGEHLIGASPEMYVRVKGQRIETCPISGTIARGRDAIEDAENIRTLLNSAKEESELTMCTDVDRNDKARVCKPGSIRILGRRQIEMYSRLIHTVDHVEGRLRDGFDALDAFLTHCWAVTVTGAPKRAAMKHIEAVERSARAWYGGAIGAVLCNGDLNTGLTLRTVRLKQGVAEVRAGATLLFDSEPDAEEAETVLKASAMIDAVTRDAKDEVTLDPTVSGVGKRVLLIDHEDSFVQNLASYIRATGAETLTLRPGFPDQAFEDFKPDLVFLSPGPGRPDDYHLRDSIERALAAGLPVFGVCLGLQGIVEFFGGSLGQLVTPMHGKPSKVKLDTTDPLFDGLPEDIVVGRYHSLFAKAAEMPADLAVTARSDDGVIMGIRHKSLPISAVQFHPESLLTLQGEVGMRMIANLLRNPHGKRPEEETEETDDTTNKEETATDHKAA, encoded by the coding sequence GTGACGACCCCGACAAGCCAAACCGGCATTTCCACTGACAGCAGCGAATATCGCTACACCACCGATGGCGGTGTTTCGGTGATCCGCCGCATGACCGAAGTGGCTTACGAAAACGCAACCGAAGGCCTGATTGATGCGCTTGATGGCACCAAGGGCGTGTTGCTGTCGTCAAGCTATGAATTTCCGGGGCGCTATTCACGTTGGGACATGGGATTTGATGCCCCACCGCTTGAAATTGTCGGACGTGAACGCGGCTTTGCCCTCCATGCGCTCAATGATCGCGGTCGGGTGTTGCTTGATGTCATTTCGACGGCGCTTGAAAACCATCCCCATGTTGAAAGCCTGACCAACGGCGAAGACGGGCTGTATGGCGTGGTCAAAAAACCCGCCGCCTGGTTCCCCGAAGAACAACGCAGTCAGCAACCCAGCCTGTTTTCGGTTGTGCGTGCGCTGCGTGATCTGTTCGGGCACAAGGGCGATGAACGGCTTGGGCTGTATGGCGCGTTTGGTTATGACATCGCGCTTCATTTCGAACAGATCAATCTGGCCCAGGACCGCCCGGCGGATCATAAGGACATCCACCTGTTCCTGCCTGATCAGATGGTCACAGTCGACCATGCGTCGCGCGTTGCCACCCGGTTTGATTATGAATTTATCGCCCCCGATGGCCGCAGCACCGCCGGGCTGGAACGTATTTCCCAACCCCACCCGCCGTCACGCGGCAACAATGCCGAAATCGAAAACGACATGAAGCAGGGCGAATACGCCACAATCGTCGAAGACGCCAAGCACCGCTTTGCCCGTGGTGAATTGTTCGAAGTCGTGCCCAGCCGCGTTTTCCGCACTGCTTGCGATGTCAAACCATCGGAAATCTTCCGCCGTCTCAAACGCCGCAACCCCGCCCCTTACGGCTTCTTGATCAATCTCGGCGACGGTGAACATCTGATTGGCGCATCGCCCGAAATGTATGTCCGGGTCAAGGGACAGCGCATCGAAACCTGCCCGATTTCCGGCACCATCGCGCGTGGCCGCGATGCGATTGAAGATGCCGAAAACATCCGCACATTGCTGAATTCCGCCAAGGAAGAATCAGAACTCACCATGTGCACCGATGTCGATCGCAACGACAAGGCACGCGTCTGCAAACCGGGCAGCATCCGCATTCTGGGCCGGCGTCAGATCGAAATGTATTCGCGCCTGATCCACACGGTTGATCATGTCGAAGGTCGCCTGCGGGATGGCTTTGATGCGCTCGATGCCTTCCTGACCCATTGCTGGGCCGTGACCGTCACCGGTGCCCCCAAACGCGCCGCCATGAAACATATCGAGGCCGTCGAACGCAGCGCACGCGCCTGGTATGGCGGGGCGATCGGGGCTGTTTTGTGCAATGGCGATCTGAATACCGGACTGACGCTGCGCACTGTGCGCCTGAAACAGGGCGTCGCCGAGGTCCGTGCGGGCGCGACGCTTCTTTTTGATAGCGAACCCGACGCCGAAGAAGCCGAAACCGTCCTGAAGGCATCTGCAATGATTGATGCTGTCACCCGCGATGCCAAGGATGAAGTCACCCTTGATCCGACGGTATCAGGCGTTGGCAAACGCGTGCTTCTGATCGATCACGAAGACAGCTTTGTGCAAAACCTTGCAAGCTACATTCGTGCGACGGGGGCAGAAACGCTCACACTCCGTCCGGGCTTCCCCGATCAGGCGTTTGAGGATTTCAAACCTGATCTGGTGTTCCTGTCGCCCGGTCCGGGGCGCCCGGATGACTATCACCTGCGCGACAGCATCGAACGTGCGCTGGCCGCCGGTTTGCCGGTATTCGGGGTTTGTCTTGGTCTGCAGGGGATTGTCGAATTCTTTGGCGGGTCACTCGGCCAACTTGTCACACCGATGCATGGCAAACCGTCAAAGGTGAAACTCGATACAACCGATCCGCTGTTTGATGGCCTGCCCGAAGACATCGTTGTCGGACGCTACCATTCCCTGTTTGCCAAGGCGGCTGAAATGCCAGCCGACCTTGCGGTCACGGCGCGCAGTGACGACGGGGTAATCATGGGCATCCGCCACAAAAGCCTGCCGATCAGTGCCGTGCAGTTCCACCCCGAAAGCCTTTTGACCCTTCAGGGCGAAGTCGGCATGCGCATGATCGCCAATCTTCTGCGCAACCCGCATGGCAAACGCCCCGAAGAAGAAACCGAAGAAACAGACGACACGACAAACAAGGAAGAGACAGCGACCGATCACAAGGCCGCCTGA
- a CDS encoding RNA methyltransferase, which yields MRGYFGIGIEGASKPLNVGTLFRSAHAFGASFAFTVDADFREERSNITDTSKSGEQMPYYHFPDHDNLFLPQGCRMVGVELTPDAIELPSFKHPSQAAYILGPERGNLSDEMQEKCDFIIKIPMSFCVNVAIAANIVMYDRVINLGRFAPRPVRAGAPTEPKPEAHYGGWISRTRNKRKGDPEKFRQAPPPDYSVIDGSLDDDDA from the coding sequence ATGCGCGGCTATTTCGGGATTGGAATTGAAGGGGCAAGCAAGCCTTTGAATGTGGGCACCCTGTTTCGTTCTGCCCATGCCTTTGGCGCAAGCTTTGCGTTTACGGTGGATGCAGATTTCCGCGAGGAACGCTCCAACATCACCGACACATCGAAGTCGGGCGAACAGATGCCCTACTATCATTTCCCCGATCACGACAATCTGTTTCTGCCGCAGGGCTGCCGCATGGTGGGGGTCGAACTGACACCCGATGCGATTGAACTGCCAAGCTTCAAGCATCCGTCGCAGGCGGCTTATATCCTGGGTCCGGAACGCGGAAACCTGTCGGATGAAATGCAGGAAAAATGCGATTTCATCATCAAGATCCCGATGAGTTTCTGTGTCAATGTGGCGATTGCCGCCAATATCGTGATGTATGACCGGGTGATCAATCTGGGCCGCTTTGCCCCACGCCCGGTGCGTGCCGGTGCGCCGACCGAACCCAAGCCCGAAGCCCATTATGGCGGCTGGATTTCGCGCACGCGCAACAAACGCAAGGGTGACCCGGAAAAATTCCGTCAGGCTCCGCCGCCCGATTACTCGGTAATCGACGGTTCGCTTGATGATGATGATGCCTGA
- a CDS encoding CsbD family protein, producing MNWDQIEGRWKQLTGDVKKQWGRLTDDDVDAIDGQQDKLVGKIQEAYGIQREEADRQVREWFNRL from the coding sequence ATGAATTGGGACCAAATCGAAGGACGTTGGAAACAGCTTACCGGTGACGTCAAAAAACAGTGGGGTCGCCTGACCGACGATGATGTCGATGCCATTGATGGCCAGCAAGACAAACTGGTCGGCAAGATTCAGGAAGCCTATGGCATTCAACGCGAAGAGGCCGACCGTCAGGTCCGCGAGTGGTTCAATCGCCTTTAA